In one window of Chryseobacterium viscerum DNA:
- a CDS encoding ankyrin repeat domain-containing protein, translated as MKKFLLIISSIFYVIVNAQISECDKLSNAIIQNNSKEFRQLLSKNVNCISQSGSSPLGIASSRGDIEFVQILLKNKANPNIIQFYNGKSIGPPLFNALSICEQTLEPQLTDAARMNSQKKQIKAKTCNNDKKDCIAKLLIKNNADVKIVDGNKTTSLMIAAINNRSNLLKLLIDKGVNINAQNNFKNSALIYAVNNNNYDSVKILVSSGADISIKDSDGKTALDIAKENNFEKIVTLLSSPE; from the coding sequence ATGAAGAAATTTTTGTTAATAATAAGTTCTATTTTCTATGTAATAGTTAATGCTCAAATTTCTGAATGTGACAAACTGAGTAATGCAATTATTCAAAATAACAGTAAAGAATTCAGACAACTTCTTTCAAAAAATGTAAATTGTATATCTCAGTCTGGAAGTTCTCCATTAGGAATAGCGTCTTCGCGTGGAGATATTGAATTTGTGCAAATACTTTTAAAAAATAAAGCCAATCCCAATATAATACAATTTTATAATGGAAAATCTATAGGCCCGCCTCTTTTTAATGCGTTGTCAATTTGTGAACAAACATTAGAACCTCAACTTACAGATGCTGCTCGAATGAATTCACAAAAAAAACAAATTAAAGCAAAAACATGCAATAATGACAAAAAAGATTGTATTGCCAAACTTCTAATTAAAAATAATGCAGATGTTAAAATTGTTGATGGTAATAAAACAACATCATTAATGATAGCCGCTATTAATAACCGAAGTAACCTTCTTAAACTTCTGATAGATAAAGGTGTTAATATTAATGCGCAAAACAATTTTAAAAACTCAGCTTTGATTTATGCTGTCAATAACAATAATTATGATTCTGTAAAAATTTTAGTTTCATCAGGTGCTGATATTTCAATAAAAGATAGTGATGGTAAAACTGCATTAGACATTGCTAAAGAAAATAATTTTGAAAAAATTGTTACTCTTTTATCTTCACCAGAATAA
- a CDS encoding DUF4280 domain-containing protein: protein MPQYITDKTQLKCDKGASPAPLTVTSQSFMSIDGKLQATEEDKQSNTNIKTFGICSILRASCTPSPVKWNTSDFEIEGKKELLDSSTCQCSVGGKISVVKSAQNFVEE, encoded by the coding sequence ATGCCTCAATATATCACGGATAAAACCCAACTCAAATGCGACAAAGGAGCTTCACCAGCTCCGCTCACAGTCACCAGTCAATCCTTTATGAGCATTGATGGTAAGCTACAGGCTACAGAAGAAGATAAACAATCTAACACCAATATAAAGACTTTCGGGATATGCAGCATTTTAAGGGCTTCCTGCACCCCTTCACCTGTAAAATGGAATACCTCTGATTTTGAAATTGAAGGCAAAAAAGAGCTCTTAGATTCCTCTACCTGTCAATGTTCTGTTGGTGGTAAAATATCAGTTGTAAAGTCAGCTCAAAACTTTGTTGAAGAATAA